The following proteins are co-located in the Legionella busanensis genome:
- a CDS encoding tyrosine-type recombinase/integrase: protein MANFTDTYIKRLKSQDKRIEKFEGAGFGILIYPAGTKSWIYRYKIDNKKDYIIFGHYPTMSLADARKRFNELREIRRTGTNPKILIEQELKREKHTVEKLITSWYVSYVEKNRKKPLQIKQQIDADIIPLLGSFELEKIQPLDISNALDIIVQRGAPIQANRVLSTLKQVFNYAVSRGSMPQNPAINIRARDIGGLEKHRDRYLSLDEIKTIWHFLDSPQCHMLLQTKSAIKIIILTGVRTAEIRLAEWQQIDFTNSLWIVPPEHNKGGITVKIHLTNLTKSIFKELHEIRDSHYVLPGLVVDKPLDENALPRAIRRIQEKVGIPEWTAHDLRRTFATQLGETLHIDPVVIEKCLGHKMPKIMATYNKNEMLPQRKDALERWANCIQTYITGQATLQKQEQLCII from the coding sequence ATGGCCAATTTTACTGATACTTATATTAAACGCTTAAAATCTCAAGATAAGAGAATTGAAAAATTTGAAGGTGCTGGTTTTGGTATTTTAATCTATCCAGCAGGTACTAAAAGTTGGATTTATCGCTATAAAATAGATAATAAAAAGGATTATATTATTTTTGGTCATTATCCGACAATGAGTCTTGCAGATGCAAGAAAACGTTTTAATGAGTTAAGAGAAATTCGTCGCACTGGTACTAATCCTAAAATTCTCATCGAGCAAGAACTTAAGCGCGAGAAACATACAGTTGAAAAGTTAATTACCTCTTGGTATGTAAGTTACGTAGAAAAAAACAGAAAAAAACCGCTTCAAATTAAACAACAAATCGATGCTGATATTATTCCCTTGCTCGGCAGCTTTGAATTAGAAAAAATTCAACCTTTAGATATTTCAAATGCTCTAGACATTATTGTTCAACGAGGCGCACCTATTCAAGCAAATCGAGTATTAAGTACCTTAAAGCAAGTCTTTAATTATGCGGTTAGTCGAGGAAGTATGCCGCAAAATCCAGCCATCAACATTCGCGCACGTGATATTGGCGGATTAGAAAAACACCGAGATCGTTACCTAAGCTTAGATGAGATCAAAACAATTTGGCACTTCTTAGATAGTCCACAGTGCCATATGTTACTGCAAACGAAAAGTGCAATTAAGATTATTATTCTTACTGGCGTTAGAACGGCGGAAATACGTTTAGCTGAATGGCAGCAAATTGACTTTACTAATTCTCTTTGGATAGTTCCACCAGAACATAATAAAGGCGGCATTACTGTTAAAATTCATTTAACTAATTTAACGAAGTCTATATTCAAAGAACTACATGAAATAAGGGACTCTCATTATGTTCTACCAGGATTAGTTGTCGATAAACCGCTTGATGAAAATGCCTTACCACGAGCAATTAGACGTATTCAAGAAAAGGTTGGGATTCCAGAATGGACTGCCCATGATTTAAGACGTACATTTGCGACTCAATTAGGCGAAACGCTACATATTGATCCTGTAGTTATTGAAAAGTGCCTAGGGCATAAAATGCCAAAGATTATGGCAACTTATAATAAAAATGAAATGTTGCCTCAAAGAAAAGATGCACTTGAAAGATGGGCAAACTGTATCCAAACCTATATTACAGGACAAGCTACTTTGCAAAAACAAGAGCAATTATGTATAATTTAA
- a CDS encoding AbrB/MazE/SpoVT family DNA-binding domain-containing protein encodes MKIHTKIQKWGNSLALRISGPMRKIPQFKEGTEVDVEITKKGFTVVKATKRNHFPFKEVDLIKGLSSETGHADLLASFKLNENE; translated from the coding sequence ATGAAAATACATACGAAAATTCAAAAATGGGGTAATAGCTTAGCTCTACGTATCAGTGGCCCAATGCGTAAAATACCTCAATTTAAAGAGGGAACTGAAGTGGATGTTGAAATTACTAAAAAAGGCTTCACTGTCGTTAAAGCAACAAAGAGAAATCACTTTCCATTTAAAGAAGTTGATCTCATCAAGGGATTATCTTCAGAGACAGGCCATGCAGATTTGCTTGCTTCGTTTAAATTAAATGAGAACGAATAA
- a CDS encoding helix-turn-helix domain-containing protein: protein MSNTKLSRLQLLNEFESAPHSSLFNQQTLAAVLSCSTQLLERNRWAGTGIPYLKIGRKVLYRKSDVLAFLEQQQVYCSTSDEGRSLALVNE from the coding sequence ATGTCTAATACTAAACTTTCTCGTTTACAACTTTTAAACGAATTTGAATCTGCACCACATTCTTCTTTATTTAATCAACAAACTTTAGCTGCTGTTTTAAGTTGCTCGACTCAACTTTTAGAACGTAATCGTTGGGCAGGCACAGGCATTCCCTATCTTAAAATTGGCCGCAAGGTTTTGTATCGCAAAAGTGATGTTTTGGCTTTTCTAGAGCAACAACAAGTCTATTGTTCAACTAGTGATGAAGGGCGAAGCCTAGCGCTGGTTAACGAATAA
- a CDS encoding DUF927 domain-containing protein has product MSQNQIINIKDKAGSSSVICEYAGGHFKLTEKGISFLGKDKDGNPMAPRWICSPLYVIAKTRDAKSGEWGRLLEWQDDDGIIHQWAMPLSLLQGDSSEVRRELANLGLSISPNKIARDLLATYLQVFPVEARARCVDKLGWHGETFITASQAIGNSSERIVFQNTNAIESALSVSGSVKDWQDTIGALSAGNSRLVFAISAALAPTLATIAGEDSGGFHLRGASSCGKSTALKVAASVWGNPQSYCRLWRSTANGLEGLAALHNDGLLILDELSQMDPKEAGEAAYLLANGQGKTRATRQGIAKPASRWSLFFLSAGEESLISLMARIGQRTNVGQEIRLADIEADAGFNMGIFENIHNQLSPATMALSLKEYSGKYYGAVGLEWLKKVVANRQAIASKINGLIQEFINKLAIANATGQIIRVARRFALVAIAGELASHYGLTSWEKGESFSAAQKCFNVWLDAFGSEGNREDRAILAQVRAFFESHGASRFDNVRTPNNERVLNRAGFYSTDDEGYRVYMVLTEVFKKELCQGFEPKMVVRVLMNEGWLKPGVDGSPTHKPRIRGVGTPRVYKFTDKIWGGE; this is encoded by the coding sequence ATGAGTCAAAATCAAATTATTAATATAAAAGATAAAGCGGGTAGTTCCTCTGTCATTTGCGAGTACGCTGGTGGACACTTTAAATTAACGGAGAAGGGTATCTCTTTCCTTGGCAAGGATAAAGATGGTAACCCAATGGCACCACGCTGGATTTGTTCACCGCTTTATGTAATTGCTAAAACTCGCGATGCTAAAAGTGGTGAGTGGGGTCGTTTATTAGAGTGGCAAGATGACGATGGCATTATCCATCAATGGGCAATGCCCTTATCGCTACTACAAGGGGATTCCTCTGAAGTGAGAAGAGAGTTAGCTAATCTTGGCTTATCTATCTCACCGAATAAAATTGCTCGGGATTTGCTGGCTACCTATCTACAAGTGTTTCCAGTGGAGGCGAGGGCCCGTTGTGTCGATAAATTGGGTTGGCATGGCGAAACCTTTATCACGGCATCGCAAGCCATAGGTAATTCGTCAGAAAGAATTGTCTTTCAAAATACTAATGCCATTGAATCTGCATTGTCTGTATCAGGTAGCGTTAAAGATTGGCAAGACACTATCGGTGCGCTTTCTGCTGGAAACTCACGCCTGGTTTTTGCTATTTCAGCGGCCCTCGCACCAACGTTAGCAACGATTGCCGGTGAAGATTCGGGTGGGTTTCATCTCCGAGGCGCTTCTTCGTGTGGCAAAAGCACTGCTTTAAAAGTAGCAGCCTCTGTTTGGGGAAATCCACAATCTTATTGCCGTTTATGGCGGAGTACCGCGAATGGCCTTGAAGGATTAGCAGCCCTTCACAATGATGGGCTGTTAATTCTGGATGAATTAAGCCAGATGGATCCTAAAGAAGCAGGCGAAGCTGCTTATTTATTAGCTAATGGTCAGGGAAAAACAAGGGCTACTCGGCAGGGAATAGCGAAGCCCGCTTCTCGTTGGTCACTATTTTTCTTATCAGCTGGTGAAGAATCACTTATTTCTTTAATGGCAAGAATTGGGCAGCGAACCAATGTTGGTCAGGAAATTCGCTTAGCTGATATTGAAGCAGACGCTGGGTTTAATATGGGCATCTTTGAAAATATTCATAATCAACTAAGTCCCGCTACAATGGCACTATCCTTAAAGGAATATTCCGGCAAGTATTACGGCGCAGTTGGCCTGGAGTGGTTAAAAAAAGTAGTGGCTAATCGCCAAGCTATTGCCAGCAAGATAAATGGTTTAATACAGGAATTTATCAACAAGCTTGCTATAGCAAATGCGACTGGTCAGATTATACGAGTAGCGCGACGTTTTGCACTCGTTGCCATAGCTGGTGAGTTGGCTAGTCATTATGGATTAACAAGCTGGGAAAAAGGCGAATCATTTTCTGCAGCGCAAAAATGCTTTAACGTTTGGTTAGACGCGTTTGGTAGCGAAGGGAATCGAGAAGACAGAGCAATACTCGCGCAAGTGCGAGCTTTTTTTGAATCACATGGCGCAAGCCGTTTTGATAATGTAAGAACGCCTAATAATGAACGCGTTTTAAATCGTGCTGGATTTTATTCAACTGACGATGAAGGCTATCGGGTTTATATGGTGTTGACGGAAGTCTTTAAAAAAGAGTTATGTCAGGGCTTTGAGCCTAAAATGGTTGTTCGAGTGCTCATGAACGAAGGTTGGTTAAAGCCTGGAGTGGACGGCTCACCTACTCATAAACCAAGGATTAGGGGAGTGGGAACGCCCAGAGTCTATAAATTCACTGATAAAATTTGGGGCGGTGAGTAA
- a CDS encoding integrase gives MRTQSLRRFANQQIKLDRQGKYLYRKHRAYVIHKMIDDLFAIRQVPPSWQALNTQHITELVSYWKKRKINPVTIMRYMTIIRRFLALCECPISNIDNKSLNLIRPIKRKKRKLIIKADIWQSMPDPYARIIMALQTEFGLTFREAITIKPDIQVQDDHFWITRDIAFNSSDRHIPYRTTTQRLLVDFFNQLTGKRDSLIKIIPYEEIRLRWRSALAKHRLSSAKSWRYLYAQQMYASLLAEHGNYKTCLLIQYEMGIKSRNTLWLYLKDVKSAGTTGTLGTAH, from the coding sequence ATGCGCACACAATCATTGAGACGATTCGCTAATCAACAAATAAAATTGGATAGACAAGGTAAATACCTTTATCGCAAGCATCGTGCTTATGTTATTCATAAAATGATTGATGATTTATTTGCTATTCGGCAAGTACCACCTTCTTGGCAAGCATTAAACACGCAACATATTACCGAACTAGTTTCTTATTGGAAAAAGCGCAAGATTAATCCGGTGACGATCATGCGCTATATGACCATCATTCGTCGTTTCTTGGCCCTGTGTGAGTGTCCTATTAGCAATATTGATAACAAATCGCTTAACTTAATACGTCCTATTAAACGCAAAAAGCGCAAGTTAATTATTAAAGCAGATATTTGGCAATCAATGCCCGATCCATACGCTCGAATCATTATGGCATTGCAAACTGAGTTTGGTTTAACCTTTCGAGAAGCCATTACAATAAAACCGGACATCCAGGTTCAAGATGATCATTTTTGGATTACCAGAGATATTGCGTTTAACTCGAGCGACCGTCATATCCCTTATCGAACAACCACTCAACGTTTACTGGTAGACTTTTTTAATCAGTTAACTGGTAAACGAGATAGCCTCATAAAAATAATACCCTATGAAGAAATCCGCTTAAGATGGCGCAGCGCTTTAGCTAAACATCGTCTATCTAGCGCTAAAAGCTGGCGCTATTTGTATGCGCAACAAATGTATGCAAGCTTGCTGGCGGAGCATGGTAACTATAAAACTTGCTTATTGATACAATATGAGATGGGCATAAAATCGCGTAATACGTTATGGTTATATCTTAAGGATGTAAAATCGGCCGGGACAACTGGGACACTTGGGACAGCGCATTAG
- a CDS encoding excisionase family DNA-binding protein, protein MTENNFPTSKSSYLTIQEAAEILNVSIPYIKKLLEEGKIPFNKVEHRLILASDLKKFKDNALQESKESLQNLVDQAQSLDMGY, encoded by the coding sequence ATGACAGAAAATAACTTTCCAACTTCTAAGAGTTCCTATTTAACAATCCAGGAGGCTGCAGAAATTTTAAATGTTTCAATTCCTTACATTAAAAAGCTTTTAGAGGAAGGGAAGATTCCGTTTAATAAAGTAGAGCATAGACTAATTCTCGCTAGTGATTTAAAGAAATTTAAAGACAATGCCTTACAGGAAAGTAAGGAATCATTGCAAAATTTAGTCGATCAAGCTCAGTCTTTAGACATGGGATACTAA
- the rhuM gene encoding RhuM family protein, whose translation MKKSVLIYTDKDNSIHTEVQLEGETVWLSQAQMVELFKKTKQNISLHINNIFKEGELDANSVVKESLTTAADGKTYKIQLYNLDVIISVGYRVKSKQGTQFRIWANNVLKEYLVRGYALDRSRLQKQEQQLLELKNTLNLFQQAQLTALNEIEANGLLSILTNYAHTFILLNQYDTGNFPSGKLNTNITCEINYDSAVKAIEDLKQRLINANEATSLFGRPKDESFKGILGNIVQSFGGEYLYPSIEEQAAHLLYFIIKNHPFADGNKRIGAFMFIWFLQLNRHHLKHSGEVKINDNALVAIALLVAQSDPAQKDVMIQLIINLIRDNETNS comes from the coding sequence ATGAAGAAATCTGTATTAATTTACACGGATAAAGATAATAGTATTCATACCGAAGTGCAGTTAGAGGGTGAGACAGTTTGGCTTAGCCAAGCTCAAATGGTCGAATTATTTAAGAAAACGAAACAAAATATCAGTCTCCATATAAACAATATTTTTAAAGAAGGTGAACTGGACGCAAATTCAGTTGTCAAGGAATCCTTGACAACTGCCGCAGACGGAAAAACCTATAAAATACAACTTTACAACTTGGATGTTATTATTTCTGTTGGCTATCGCGTAAAATCAAAACAAGGAACTCAATTTCGTATCTGGGCAAATAATGTTTTAAAAGAATATTTAGTACGTGGTTATGCACTTGATCGCAGTCGCCTGCAAAAGCAAGAGCAACAATTGTTAGAATTGAAAAATACCTTAAATCTTTTTCAACAAGCTCAATTAACTGCATTGAATGAAATAGAGGCTAATGGCCTTCTATCAATTTTAACGAATTATGCTCATACCTTCATTTTACTAAACCAATACGACACAGGTAATTTCCCTTCGGGCAAACTTAATACTAATATTACTTGCGAAATAAATTATGACTCAGCTGTTAAAGCCATAGAGGATTTAAAACAAAGATTAATTAACGCAAATGAGGCAACTTCTTTATTTGGTAGGCCTAAAGATGAAAGCTTCAAAGGTATTCTTGGAAATATTGTACAAAGCTTTGGAGGTGAGTATTTGTACCCTAGCATTGAAGAACAAGCAGCTCATTTATTGTATTTCATTATCAAAAATCATCCTTTCGCTGATGGTAATAAACGTATCGGGGCCTTTATGTTTATTTGGTTTTTACAGCTGAATAGACATCATTTAAAGCATAGCGGGGAAGTTAAGATTAATGATAATGCGCTAGTCGCCATAGCTCTTCTCGTAGCACAAAGTGATCCTGCTCAAAAAGATGTCATGATTCAACTCATTATTAATTTAATCCGAGATAATGAAACTAATAGCTAA
- a CDS encoding tyrosine-type recombinase/integrase, with the protein MKITKSVVDKLPIPLSTQNGKSAQKRYYDDNMKGFGVRVTSGGTKAFFVEKIIKNKLSRITLGRYPELTVEMARKEAQKLLGQIAMGFDPVAQKKTSKMREITLQEVFNDYLQARKSLKQSTLINYKQILTKGFSSWMNKPLISITKDKIAKHHQKLGDAHGEAYANLAMRVLRALFNFASGQYEDAEGKSLIPENPVRRLSQTRAWYRIERRQTLIKSHELAPWYNALEQLENKTLRDYLLLILFTGLRRQEAATLTWEQIDLKAKTLIIHDTKNRDNHTLPLSDFLYNLLQTRYEGRINSYVFPGAGAAGHIIEPRRQMTKVTELTGIQFTVHDLRRTFITIAESLDIPAYALKRLLNHKMTSDVTAGYIIADVERLRKPMQLITDYILKCMGVIKSAEVITIQEKMELLK; encoded by the coding sequence ATGAAGATTACTAAATCAGTTGTAGATAAATTGCCTATCCCTTTAAGTACCCAAAATGGTAAATCCGCACAAAAGCGTTATTACGATGACAATATGAAAGGGTTTGGTGTGCGAGTGACTTCAGGCGGCACTAAAGCGTTTTTTGTTGAAAAAATTATTAAAAATAAACTGAGTCGGATTACGTTAGGACGTTATCCAGAATTAACTGTCGAAATGGCACGTAAAGAAGCTCAAAAGCTGCTCGGCCAAATTGCCATGGGCTTTGACCCTGTTGCGCAAAAGAAAACCTCCAAAATGCGAGAAATCACCTTACAGGAAGTATTTAATGATTATCTCCAAGCACGAAAGTCCTTAAAGCAAAGCACTCTTATCAATTACAAACAAATTCTAACTAAAGGCTTCTCAAGCTGGATGAATAAACCGCTAATTTCGATCACTAAAGACAAAATAGCTAAACACCACCAAAAATTAGGCGATGCTCATGGTGAAGCTTACGCTAATTTAGCCATGCGCGTTTTACGTGCCCTCTTTAATTTTGCAAGTGGCCAGTATGAAGATGCTGAAGGTAAATCACTCATTCCTGAAAACCCGGTTAGACGTTTATCACAAACACGTGCTTGGTATCGCATTGAACGCCGCCAAACCCTTATCAAGTCACACGAGTTAGCGCCTTGGTATAACGCCCTTGAGCAACTAGAAAATAAAACGCTTCGTGATTATTTATTATTAATTTTATTTACGGGATTACGTCGTCAGGAAGCAGCAACGCTGACATGGGAGCAAATTGATTTAAAGGCAAAGACATTAATCATTCACGACACAAAAAATCGCGATAACCACACCCTACCCCTTTCAGACTTTCTATATAACTTACTGCAAACGCGATACGAAGGTCGTATAAACAGTTACGTATTTCCAGGCGCAGGCGCTGCTGGCCACATTATTGAACCACGAAGACAAATGACTAAAGTTACTGAGCTGACAGGTATTCAATTTACAGTGCATGATTTAAGAAGAACATTTATTACTATTGCGGAAAGCTTAGATATCCCAGCTTATGCGCTTAAACGTTTACTAAATCATAAAATGACGAGTGATGTTACTGCAGGCTATATTATTGCGGATGTAGAGCGGTTGAGAAAACCAATGCAACTAATTACCGATTATATTTTAAAATGCATGGGCGTAATAAAATCAGCTGAAGTGATTACAATCCAAGAAAAAATGGAATTATTAAAATGA
- a CDS encoding phosphomannomutase/phosphoglucomutase: MRYRAKQVNRAVFCAYDIRGVINKNFDEHAFYTIGRALGCRMHALKRQKIFIARDGRLTSNSLAMALKQGLLDSGIIVFDIGQVPTPVMYFATFEYGIDCGVMVTGSHNPADYNGIKMVLAGKTLVQADIDILYELILKHEFVDGQGQSNLLDIIPNYMQRVIKDIILKRSLKVVVDCGNGIAGAILPQILQNLGCNVIPLYCEVDGHFPNHHPDPAVEENLADLKKTVAKYNADIGLAFDGDADRLGVVTNKGKVIWPDRLMMLYARHLLKINPGATIVYDVKCSSHLTDVIESAGGHALMCPTGHSIVKGIMQSTQAALAGEMSGHLFFKDKWYGFDDALYSACRLLEIISESPLSADEQFLALPDSVNTPEIKISISNSQKFTFMQRFIESAVFDAIKAIKIDGLRVEFEHGWGLIRASNTTPCLVARFEAQDYISLKHIQGLFRQQLLRIKKNLVIPF; the protein is encoded by the coding sequence ATGCGGTATCGAGCTAAGCAAGTGAATCGAGCTGTATTTTGTGCTTATGATATCCGTGGTGTTATTAATAAAAACTTTGATGAACATGCCTTTTACACTATTGGTCGTGCTCTTGGCTGTCGTATGCATGCATTGAAACGCCAAAAAATATTTATTGCTCGCGATGGACGTCTAACAAGTAACAGTTTAGCAATGGCTTTAAAACAAGGTTTACTTGATAGTGGCATAATAGTATTCGACATAGGTCAAGTACCTACGCCAGTTATGTATTTTGCAACCTTTGAATATGGTATTGATTGTGGCGTTATGGTGACAGGAAGCCATAATCCAGCCGATTACAATGGTATTAAGATGGTTCTAGCTGGTAAAACATTAGTCCAAGCTGATATTGATATACTTTATGAGCTTATTTTAAAACATGAATTTGTTGATGGTCAGGGCCAATCTAATTTATTGGATATAATACCTAATTATATGCAGCGAGTTATTAAAGACATAATATTAAAACGTAGCTTAAAAGTAGTTGTTGATTGTGGTAATGGTATTGCGGGCGCTATTCTTCCGCAGATTCTCCAAAACCTTGGCTGTAATGTAATTCCATTATATTGTGAGGTTGATGGCCACTTTCCTAACCATCATCCTGATCCAGCAGTTGAAGAAAATCTAGCTGACTTAAAAAAAACTGTTGCTAAGTACAATGCTGATATTGGTCTTGCATTTGATGGTGACGCTGACAGGTTAGGAGTTGTAACAAATAAAGGTAAAGTTATTTGGCCTGATCGCTTAATGATGCTGTATGCTCGTCATTTGTTAAAAATTAATCCTGGAGCAACTATTGTTTATGATGTTAAGTGTTCGTCTCACTTAACAGATGTAATTGAGTCTGCTGGTGGGCATGCTCTAATGTGCCCAACGGGACATTCAATAGTTAAAGGTATAATGCAAAGTACACAAGCTGCATTAGCTGGTGAAATGAGTGGTCATCTCTTTTTTAAAGATAAGTGGTATGGTTTTGATGACGCGCTCTATAGTGCTTGTCGTTTGCTAGAAATAATTAGTGAAAGTCCTTTATCAGCTGATGAGCAATTTTTAGCATTACCTGACAGCGTGAATACGCCTGAAATTAAAATTTCTATTAGTAATAGTCAAAAATTTACTTTCATGCAACGGTTTATTGAGTCTGCTGTATTTGATGCTATTAAAGCTATAAAAATCGATGGCTTGCGTGTTGAATTTGAGCATGGTTGGGGACTTATACGTGCTTCAAATACCACTCCTTGTTTAGTAGCACGTTTTGAAGCTCAAGATTATATTAGTTTAAAACATATACAGGGATTATTCAGACAACAGTTGCTGAGAATTAAAAAGAATCTAGTTATCCCTTTTTAA